A stretch of the Kwoniella shandongensis chromosome 13, complete sequence genome encodes the following:
- a CDS encoding T-complex protein 1 subunit gamma gives MAMPGGMPMVVMNTGPERQTGRKAQTANIVAAKTVADVIRTCLGPKAMLKMILDPMGGILLTNDGHAILREIDVAHPAAKSMIELSRTQDEEVGDGTTSVIILAGEILAYSLPLLERNIHPVVIIRAFKSALNDALETISQISTPVDISSESEMLALIKTSIGTKFSSRWSDLMCSLALQAVKTVAVTAEAENGLVGSDTDKGNLVNIKTVDIKRYARVEKVPGGEIEESRVLLGVMINKDITHPKMRRRIENPRIVLLDCPLEYKKGESQTNIEISKEEDWNRVLQIEEEQIKTMCDKIVEFKPDLVFTEKGVSDLAQHYLLKANITAIRRVRKSDNNRIARAVGATIVNRVEDLRDADVGTECGEFYIEKIGDEYFTFLDKCKSPKACTILLRGPSKDILNEIDRNLADAMSVARNVVFNPILVPGGGATEMAISVALGEKAKLLPGVAGAPYKAIADALEVIPRTLVQNCGGNAIRTLTELRAKHSEGHHMFGVDGDTGKVTDMKVYGLLESASVKIQTLKTAIESATLLLRVDDIVSARRPGEGADAGAGVQTMGGEGGPEGAEM, from the exons ATGGCTATGCCAGGAGGAATGCCCATGGTGGTTATGA ACACCGGACCTGAACGTCAGACAGGTCGAAAAGCCCAGACTGCCAACATCGTTGCggccaag ACCGTTGCCGACGTGATTCGAACATGTCTTGGTCCCAAGgcgatgttgaagatgatcCTCGACCCTATGGGCGGTATCCT ACTCACCAACGACGGTCATGCTATCCTCCGAGAAATCGATGTCGCTCACCCTGCTGCCAAGTCTATGATTGAGCTCTCTAGAACacaggacgaggaggtcggAGATGGAACCACCAGTGTTATTATCttgg CCGGAGAGATCCTTGCCTACTCATTGCCCCTTCTTGAGCGTAACATCCACCCTGTTGTCATTATTCGAGCTTTCAAGTCCGCGCTCAACGACGCCTTGGAGACCATCTCCCAAATCTCAACTCCTGTCGATATCTCCTCCGAATCTGAAATGCTTGCCTTGATCAAGACTTCTATCGGAACAAAATTCTCATCTCGATGGTCCGATCTCATGTGTTCCCTCGCCCTGCAGGCCGTCAAGACCGTCGCCGTCACTGCTGAGGCCGAGAACGGATTGGTCGGTAGCGACACCGACAAGGGAAACTTGGTCAACATCAAGACTGTCGACATCAAGCGATATGCTCGAGTGGAGAAGGTGCCCGGcggtgagattgaggagtCAAGAGTCCTTTTAGGTGTCATGATCAACAAGGATATCACCCACCCTaaaatgagaagaaggatcgaGAACCCCAGAATCGTCTTGCTTGATTGTCCTCTTGAATacaagaagggagaatcACAAACCAACATTGAGATCAGCAAGGAGGAGGACTGGAACAGGGTCTTGCAAattgaggaggagcagatcaAGACCATGTGCGACAAGATCGTGGAGTTCAAGCCGGACTTGGTCTTCACAGAGAAGGGTGTTTCAG ACCTCGCCCAACACTACCTCCTCAAAGCGAACATTACTGCCATTCGACGAGTGCGAAAGTCAGATAACAACCGTATCGCTCGAGCAGTCGGTGCTACTATCGTCAACCGTGTGGAGGACTTGAGAGATGCCGATGTCGGAACAGAGTGTGGAGAATTCTacatcgagaagatcggtgACGA ATACTTCACCTTCCTTGACAAGTGCAAGTCCCCCAAAGCCTGTACCATTCTCCTCCGAGGTCCTTCCAAGGACATTctcaacgagatcgaccgaaACCTTGCCGACGCCATGTCCGTTGCCCGAAATGTCGTCTTCAACCCTATCCTCGTtcctggtggtggtgctacCGAGATGGCGATCTCAGTGGCTTTGGGAGAAAAGGCTAAACTGTTGCCTGGTGTCGCTGGTGCGCCCTACAAGGCTATCGCGGATGCGTTGGAAGTCATCCCTAGAACGTTGGTGCAGAACTGTGGTGGAAACGCGATCAGAACATTGACAGagttgagg GCTAAGCACTCTGAGGGACACCACATGTTCGGTGTCGACGGTGACACTGGTAAAGTGACAGACATGAAGGTTTACGGTCTTCTTGAATCAGCATCAGTCAAGATTCAAACACTCAAAACTgccatcgag TCCGCTACATTGTTATTGCGAGTCGACGATATTGTCAGTGCTAGAAGACCGGGAGAAGGTGCGGACGCCGGTGCGGGCGTGCAGACAATGGGCGGAGAGGGTGGACCTGAAGGTGCGGAGATGTAA
- a CDS encoding 5-methyltetrahydropteroyltriglutamate-homocysteine S-methyltransferase: MVKSAVLGYPRVGKGRSVKKAVESYWAGNSTAEQLQEAAKNVRKERWESIKNAGVDTIPSGDFTLYDHLLDHSFNFGVIPERYVAQNLTPLDTYFAMGRGRQDRSKGIDVVASEMGKFFDSNYHVVKVDHSPSTEFKLNQNQQLAEYEEAKALGITTRPVLFGPITYLSLVRKANNAPADFQPLDLLDKLIPVYAELLKQLKAAGVEEVQIDEPILVVDKAETQGDLFKKVYETLAPVAPKITITTAYGRVGKSIEFLKDLPVYGLHLDLDREPKQLEEVVAAIKPTKLHLELGVVSGRNIWKNDLKASKGLAEKAIAELGADRVTVSTSSSLLHTPISIKVETKLTAQQLSWLSFATEKCEEVAALAGALNGTESELFEQNTKDIAARREFERTSDSAVRDRVAGITEEQLKRKSPFPARREAQKKHLNLPKFPTTTIGSFPQTKEIRVARAKFGKGEITKEEYEQAMEKEVQSVVDFQEKTGLDLLVHGEPERNDMVQYFGEQLTGFIFTQLGWVQSYGSRYVRPPIVVSDVSRPAPMTVRWSAYAQSLTKKPMKGMLTGPVTILNWSFPRADVSKEVQSKQLALALRDEVVDLANAGIKAIQVDEPAIREGLPLRKADWDNYLTWAVDSFRLSTSGVEDDIQVHSHFCYSDFGDIFPSIQRLDADVISIEASKADLKLLDVFKSYGYSNEIGPGVYDIHSPRVPGEQEIKDRIAAMAKVLPADLLVVNPDCGLKTRGWKETEESLANLVAAARWARETYA; the protein is encoded by the exons ATGGTCAAGTCTGCTGTCCTTGGTTACCCCCGTGTCGGTAAGGGTCGATCagtcaagaag GCCGTCGAGTCTTACTGGGCTGGTAACTCTACCGCTGAGCAACTCCAAGAGGCTGCCAAGAACGTCCGAAAGGAGCGATGGGAGTCCATCAAGAACGCTGGTGTTGACACCATCCCTTC cGGTGACTTCACTCTCtacgaccacctcctcgaccactcTTTCAACTTCGGTGTCATCCCTGAGCGATACGTTGCCCAGAACTTGACCCCCTTGGACACCTACTTCG CCATgggtcgaggtcgacagGACCGATCCAAGGGTATCGATGTCGTTGCCTCCGAGATGGGCAAGTT CTTTGACTCCAACTACCACGTCGTCAAGGTCGAccactctccctccaccGAGTTCAAGCTCAACCAGAACCAGCAACTCGCCGAGTACGAGGAGGCCAAGGCTCTCGGTATCACCACCCGACCCGTCCTCTTCGGTCCCATCACTtacctctccctcgtccGAAAGGCCAACAACGCCCCCGCTGACTTCCAGcccctcgacctcctcgacaaATTGATCCCCGTCTACGCTGAGCTCCTCAAGCAGCTCAAGGCTGCCGGTGTTGAGGAAGTCCAGATCGACGAGCCCATCCTCGTTGTCGACAAGGCCGAGACCCAGGGTGACCTCTTCAAGAAGGTCTACGAGACTCTTGCCCCCGTCGCCCCcaagatcaccatcaccaccgctTACGGTCGTGTTGGCAAGTCTATCGAGTTCCTCAAGGACCTCCCCGTCTACggtctccacctcgacttggACCGAGAGCCCAAGCAGctcgaggaggttgttgcCGCCATCAAGCCCACCAAGctccacctcgagctcgGTGTTGTTTCTGGCCGAAACATCTGGAAGAACGACCTCAAGGCCTCTAAGGGTCTCGCCGAGAAGGCTATCGCCGAGCTCGGTGCCGACCGTGTCAccgtctccacctcttcttctcttctccacaccCCTATCTCCATCAAGGTCGAGACCAAGCTCACTGCTCAGCAATTGAGCTGGCTCTCTTTCGCCACTGAGAAGTGTGAGGAGGTCGCCGCCCTTGCTGGTGCCCTTAACGGTACCGAGTCCGAGCTCTTCGAGCAGAACACCAAGGACATCGCTGCCCGACGAGAGTTCGAGCGAACCTCTGACTCTGCCGTGCGAGACCGAGTTGCCGGTATCACCGAGGAGCAGCTCAAGCGAAAGTCTCCCTTCCCCGCCCGACGAGAGGCCCAGAAGAAGcacctcaacctccccaagttccccaccaccaccatcggtTCTTTCCCCCAGACCAAGGAGATCCGAGTCGCCCGTGCCAAGTTCGGCAAGGGTGAgatcaccaaggaggagtACGAGCAGGccatggagaaggaggtccAGTCCGTTGTTGACTTCCAGGAGAAGACTGGtcttgaccttcttgtccACGGAGAGCCCGAGCGAAACGACATGGTTCAATACTTCGGAGAGCAACTCACCGGTTTCATCTTCACTCAG CTCGGTTGGGTTCAGTCTTACGGTTCCCGATACGTCCGACCCCCTATCGTCGTCTCCGACGTCTCTCGACCCGCCCCCATGACTGTTCGATGGTCCGCCTACGCCCAGAGCTTGACCAAGAAGCCCATGAAGGGAATGTTGACTGGTCCCGTTACCATCCTTAACTGGTCTTTCCCCCGAGCCGATGTCTCCAAGGAGGTTCAGTCCAAGCAACTCGCTCTTGCTCTCCGAGACGAGGTTGTCGACCTTGCCAACGCCGGTATCAAGGCCATCCAGGTTGACGAGCCCGCTATCCGAGAGGGTCTCCCTCTCCGAAAGGCCGACTGGGACAACTACCTCACCTGGGCCGTTGACTCTTTCCGACTCTCCACCTCTGGTGTCGAGGACGACATCCAGgtccactcccacttctgTTACTCCGACTTCGGagacatcttcccctccatccAGCGACTCGACGCCGatgtcatctccatcgaGGCCTCCAAGGCTGACCTCAAGCTCCTTGACGTCTTCAAGTCTTACGGTTACTCCAACGAGATCGGCCCCGGTGTTTACGACATCCACTCCCCCCGTGTCCCCGGAGAgcaggagatcaaggaccGAATTGCCGCCATGGCCAAGGTCCTCCCCGCCGATCTCTTGGTCGTCAACCCCGACTGTGGTCTCAAGACccgaggttggaaggagacCGAGGAGTCGCTCGCCAACTTGGTCGCGGCTGCCCGATGGGCTCGTGAGACTTACGCTTAA